CGAGGTTTCTTCTTAGCTGTTTCTGTTCCATTTTCACTAGAATCGACAGCTTGAATCATGACCTTACACCTTCATGCAACAAAATGCTAATTAGCTCTTAGTTCTGCAACAAAAGCACACAGAATAGGTAAATTTATTGGAAAGAAAGATGCACCTTATTGCGGGATAAGTCAAAATAGTGGCGATGCTCTTCGAAAGCGCACCCAAGGCAAAAGCTGAGAATGCAGAAAGTGATTCAGGTGATGAACCCTTGTCTGTTTTATTCTGTTTTCCTTTCAAGAGTCTTAGCTTGAGCTGATCAAAGACTGTGTactgaagggaaaaaaaaaaaaaaaggtcagtcTAATGAAAATTCTCACACAGGGACTTAACAACAACAATCATCACAATGCTTACACCACTCGAAAAGCAAATACCTGAATCGCAGGGTTAGAAGTCAGCAAAAGGGAGATCCCAAGACCATCAAACGCATGAGTCCAATCACCCTCAGTAAGGGTCTGCCAAAGGCCCTTGGATTTCCCAAAGGCACTAGTTTGCATCCTGGCAGCGGCTGTATCCAGGGGCTACACAACAATATACCAAATTCTCTCAAGATCACTAACAAATATTACTTGctaatttgcatattaataatgATTCTATATTTTCTAGATCTCATACAGACATAGCACATTCAAATGGCACTTATAATGCTCCAAGGTACTGAGTTCTTAAGCTAGGATCAGTTTACATCTGTATGTTCATATAAGTGAAAGGAGAAAACTAACAAAGCAAAACTTTTTGAGAGAGGATTCACCTGAGTAATAATGGCAGTGCAAGCACCAGCTGCAGCAGCCAGAACCAAATTAGCTGATGTTCCAACTGACTTATAACCAGTCCTTTTTAGGTATAATCTTTTAAAGTTGCTGTATCCATAGAAGTAAACAAACTGAGCAATGAAAGATTGCAGGTTTTTGGTCCCTAAGCCTTGGTATAGTGAGAGCACTTGGCCATTGGATATTGCCTCCCAGAGAACATCTGACAGATGCCTGTACAgacaaagaaaaaccaaatgaaTTAATTACCACAAATATCCTCAGAGCAGCTTGCAAGAGAGATGATATAGGCACTCTGATCAATCAGAGATTtgcacaagaaagaaaaaatattacgAATTGCCACCGGAACAAAGATTGCAAATAGAGATGGTCTCATTATATCTAGGAAGCTCTGAGGATCAATGTTTGAATATTGTTTCATACCTCTTGAAATGTACATTTAACGCCATGTTAACACTTCAGAAAGAGTTGCCAGAATTGTAATATAAAAACAGCATTGAAGCCAAAAGActccagaaataaaaaaaccataTAAGCTGTGAGCACAAATTTACTCAGATTTTTTCTCAGCAGAAAAGAGATGACGAGGAGAAATATGCAGATTCCTGAACCAGCAGTCAACGCAAACTATCGccaaaataatccaaaaaatcACCCCCTCAGAAAGAATACAAACTAGAAGTAGTTTATATGTGCACTTCATTCAACTGCATCGTGTATTGACCAAGACCTATTACTCTGCTTGAGAGTATATCAATCTTGAAATTTACAACGGCCAAAAGAGATACATGTAAGAAGAGATGACAGAGGGAAGTTATAAGCTATAATATGTTATCCGAGGGAACCAAAACATGGGCAGAACATATCCAGATTTGCCGTGTCGGCAGTGACAGATGCGATGAACGAAACATGTTGCACAAAAGGAAGCCAATGCAGAAGAGcacaatttttcacttttctttcagGACCAGGCTCATGGGCAATGAACCGTAGCTTCTCCTCTCCTCACAGAATTTAAGTACTCGTCAGGCACAAAAGAGTCCATCTTTAAGGTATACGACCCTTTTTCCGAGGCCTCATTCGAAAGGTCAATGCATGTAACAGGCTAACAGCCACCCAAACCCAACGTCGACACGCTCCTACGAAGCCAAAAGCCTCCGAAAAAATGGAAGCGCGAACAACGATGTCTCGCCGACAAAAACCCGACCCTTCCAGacagtcaaagaaaaaaaaaaaaagagctaatTTCGCAATCATCGATCCCTATGCACGAAACCGAGAGATCATTCTCTTCAATCCGCTAGCAGCGAATGCTACAATCTAAATCCGTcgggaaaaattaaaaataattattaaaaaaaaaaaaaaaaaaccacgatCATCCTACACAAGCAGGACAGGAGCTGGTTTTGGCACGATCAGGGGGCCTTAAGCGCGCTACGATTCAAGAGCGACCGATCAGGAGAACAGAATTCGCCGCGTGAACCGACGGGATCGCGATCCCGCCGAACGACGCGAAAACGAAGAAGATCTCGAAGGACCGAACGACCGACCTGTATCTCTGTTGACCGTGGGCTTGGCCCTCGGCCTGGTACTTAGTCTTGCAGGTGTCGAGCGGGTACAGGATGGTGGTGCTCAGCAGCGACCCCACCGCCCCCGACGTCGCCTCCGCCAGCGACTCCAGATCCACGCCCATGCTTCCGACGAGATCACCTCCCCGCACCAGCGCCCGCGCGCATCACATACACAGCGACAATAAGAAGAGagtgaaagagaaagagatatatagagagagagagagagattcaattTATAACGAGGacggcgaagaagaaggagaagtggGAACGAAATTGTCGACGTCGAGAATGTGGAAAACGACGGAGACGAGACACCCGCCGAACACAGAGACGATTCCGCTGGTTTGGAAATAGCGCTCTAGCAAATATGGGAAGGATGGATCGTTTTCTCCATTTGGGCACCGCGGGATGGCGTTTTCCTTGGGAAGCGTGAAGCCGCGGGAGAGGGGTGGGGAAGTCGGACGGTTTCCGTCTAAATTGACGGCGACGTTGACGGATCGGACCGGAAATCTCCCGACGCGGCCGCATTATTAATGCTTCGAGACGTTGACGCGGGTAGGTGCGGGCGGGGGTTCGGTGTCGGTACTGGTAGTGCGGGATCGATGATCTATCCGAGTCGGACCGGACCGCACGTGCTCCGCCCGAGTGAGCGCAGGTCGAAGCTCAGATTACGGATTAGGCTATGATGTGCATGTGCAGCTCGGTTGGCGTTTTAAGCTTTTTACTTGTGATTATCGAATTTAATCCTGTTTGTTTCGAGATAATGATAAGAGAGCGATGATAGGAAGCAGTGACGGTGTGACGCGCAGATTTGAATGATTCTTGACATGGTCAGATTATCAGGTGtaaatgataaaatttttacttttctttatttctttatttttaggaGAAGgaattagattttgaacaaaaattcgTTTAGTAACGtaatttgactttttatttctaaaacaaatttttattccataaatagatttgaataataaatcagtttaaaatttttaactgagcgcaatttctaaaatagaaattaataaatcaattttcgGTTGGCGTTTTAAGCTTTTTACTTGTgattatcaaatttttattttgagataaTTTTAAGTGAAAGGAGGCAGGGGTGGTGTGACGTGCAGATGACAAGGATTCTTGACATGGTCAGATTATTAGAGagacataaatagtttttgaatttttattctatgtATAGTGTcgtaattgaattttaaatttgttcaatatgatttataaatttttgtatatgtttaatttagtgTTTAGATTGTatgaaaaatgttcaatgttgctTGTGAACTTTAATTAGTAAAAACAACATTGAATAATTTTGTTAAGTTCATAAATTGGATTTAACACTTATCAAAAGTATGTTAATCAcatcgaaaaaataaatatttcaagcATTACATTATATATTTGGTTAAAATTCATGGACTGCATTGAATAAGTTCAAAATTCAGGCAGTACATTGTAGATTA
This region of Eucalyptus grandis isolate ANBG69807.140 chromosome 8, ASM1654582v1, whole genome shotgun sequence genomic DNA includes:
- the LOC104415551 gene encoding peroxisomal adenine nucleotide carrier 1, which produces MGVDLESLAEATSGAVGSLLSTTILYPLDTCKTKYQAEGQAHGQQRYRHLSDVLWEAISNGQVLSLYQGLGTKNLQSFIAQFVYFYGYSNFKRLYLKRTGYKSVGTSANLVLAAAAGACTAIITQPLDTAAARMQTSAFGKSKGLWQTLTEGDWTHAFDGLGISLLLTSNPAIQYTVFDQLKLRLLKGKQNKTDKGSSPESLSAFSAFALGALSKSIATILTYPAIRCKVMIQAVDSSENGTETAKKKPRKTIPGIMLAIWNREGFLGFFKGLRAQILKTVLSSALLLMIKEKISATTWVLMLALRRSLLLTRGGLKSA